The genomic window ATGGCCGCAGGCGATCTGAGCGGCTTGTTGGGCTGGTTGCGCAAGCACATCCACCGCCACGGCCGCGTCTATGATCCCAACACCCTGATGCAAAACGCCACCGGCCAGCCGGTCAATTCTGAAGCACTGATCAATAGTTTGAAAAGCCGTTATGAGCCACTGTATGGTGTGGGGGAGTGATCGTTTAACCCGTAGCCGCAGGCGCCGGCGCGGGCTGCCTGGGGTGTTTGCCTTGGTTTTCGATGCACATCACCGAAACGCTTTACCGCAACGTGCCGGCGGACGGCGCCTGCGCCTACGGAGCCTGTCGTGCGTATGAGTGCGCGCCGAACGGTTCGAGGCTCCTGCGGCTACGGGTTAAACGACCTACGCCCCCCATTGCCCTACCAACCAACAACCAACAACCAACAACCAACAACCAACAACCAAACCTAGCCCGCCAAGACCTCTTTCACCACGGTACCGTGGACGTTGGTGAGGCGGCGTTGGATGCCATTGTGATAGTGCGTCAGCCGCTCGTGGTCGATGCCGAACAGGTGCAACACGGTGGCGTGAAAGTCATGCCAGGGGATCGGACGTTCGACGGCTTTCCAGCCCAACTCATCGGTGCTTCCAAACGCCATGCCCGGACGCAAACCGGCGCCGGCGAGCCAACAACTGAAGCCGTAGCGGTTGTGGTCGCGACCGGGACCCACCTGGTCGGCGGCGGATTGCGCAAAAGGTGTGCGGCCGAATTCGGTGGTAAACAGCACCAGGGTGTCTTTTAACATCCCGCGTTGCTTCAGGTCTTGCAGCAGCGCTGCAACCGGTTGGTCGATCCGCCGAGCTTCGATGGTATGATTCTCTTTTACGTTCTCGTGAGCGTCCCAGCTGCTCCGCGGGTTGCCGGCGACCGGGCCACCTGAGAACAACTGCACAAACCGCACGCCGCGTTCGAGCAATCGCCGGCCCAGCAAACAACGACGTCCCATGTCCGCCGTGTCGTCCTGATCCAATCCGTACATCTTGTGGGTATGAGCCGTTTCGCCCTCGATGGCGCCCACTTCGGGCACCGACAACTGCATTTTGGCAGCCAGTTCGTAGCTTTGGATGCGAGCTGCCAAGGCCGCGTCGGCACCGCTCCGATGCAACTGTTCGCGATGGATGGCGTTGACGAATTGACGAGTCGCGCGGTCGGCGTCGGGGGACAGCGGCCGAGCGGGAAATAGATCGCGAACCGGCTGCGGGCCGCCGCGGAGCACGACGCCTTGCGTGCTGGAAGGCAGGAACGCGCTGCTCCACGTCGACGCCCCCGTATTGGGAGCACCCCGTGAATCGTTCATCACTACATACGCCGGCAAGGAGTCGGTTTCCGATCCCAAACCGTAGGAAATCCAGCTGCCCATCGAAGGAAAACCGTTAAATTCGAATCCGCTGTTCGCCAAAAACAAAGCGGGCGTGTGGTTGGCCGATTGCGACTCCATCGAACGCAAGACGGTCAGATCGTCGGCCTGGGCGGCGATGTGCGGGAACATCTCGGAGATCATCAACCCGCTCTGACCCCGCGGCTTAAACTCCCAATCCTCCTTGCGCAGCAAACCCATCTGCCCGAAAAAAATGTCGGGTTTTTCGTCGGTCTGCAACGTCTTGCCGTGGAATTTTCGCAGCTCCGGTTTGAAGTCGAATGAATCCACGTGACTCAATCCACCCACCAAGCAGATATGGATCGCTCGTTTGGCCACGGGCGGAAAATGCGGCGGCGATGCCGAGGGCTCGGCGGCCGGGGCCCGTTCGCCGGCCAACAAACTGGCCAGGGCCGTGGCGCCTAACCCTTGCAGTCCCCAATCGAACAGCCCACGACGAGTGATTTGATTTGCTGTTTCAGACATCATTCAATGATCACGAATTCGTTGGAATTAAACAGACCTCGACACAGCGCCGGCAGACCATGTTGCTGCACCAACTGCTGCGACAATTCCGCTTCCCGCGGGGTGGGTTGGCGGGCCAATGCGAGTTGCCAAACCCGCTGAACCTGCCGCGGAATATCGTCGCCGGTTTCCGCTTTAACGCGAGCGGCGAAATAGTCCGACATCCGCAGCACAAACGCATTGTTCAACAGGCTGAGGGCTTGCAGCGGGGTGGTGGTGACGGCACGGCGAGGAGCCGTCGAAGACGAATCCGGACAATCGAAGGTGTCCAGCAGCGCGCTGCGACCGCCGCGAGGATTAAAGCGGTACACGGTTCGCCGAAAGAATTCGTCTCCGTCCACGTCCAACGGTTCGTAGTAGGTGGTGCCGTTGATGTAATTTACAGCGACGTCTTTGAAACTGGGGCCGCCGCGTTGATCGTTCAATTTTCCGGACACACTCAGCATCGCGTCGCGGATCGCTTCCGCTTCCAATCGCCGCGAGGGGCCTCGCCACAGCAACCGGTTGTTGGCGTCCAGCGACTGTGCGAGTTGCTGTGTGGTCGATGCGTCGCTGCGTGATGCTTGACGATAGGTCTGGGAGGTGACGATCAAACGGTGCAGGTCTTTCAGGCGAAAGCCCTCGTCACGAAATCGCTTGGCCAGGTATTCCAGTAGGTCGGGATGGCTGGGCCGACCCCCGTTAAATCCAAAATCGTTAGGCGTATCGACGATGCCGGTACCAAAATGGTAGTGCCAAACACGATTGACAATTACCCGCGAAAACAGCGGATTGTCGATCGCGGTGATCCAGTCGGCCAGTTTTTTCCGACGTTCCGCTTCGGGAGCGTCGGGCGGCAAACCAAAATCGGCCGATACGCCCTGGACGGCAGCCACCGCGGCCGGCGCGACCAGTGGCCCTACGTTGTCCGGGTCGCCTCGCAACAGCACGTGTGTGTTGTCGCCCTTGGTAGCGGTCAGCGTGTAGAGCTTGCGTTTTGCCGCGACGGCCAGCGCTGCGCGTTGTTGGTTGAGGCTTTCCAGTTGCTCGATCAAGGCTGCGCGTTGTTTGCGGAGCGACTCCGTTAACGAGTCCATGATCTGTTGTTCGGAAACGTAGTTCGTTGAACGGGTTGCCGATGCCGCGATTTGCGTCGGCGTCAAAGCGGAATCGTAAAACGCCGCTCGATCGATGCGGGCCCGGAGGGCTCGCGATGCGACAAAGGGTTTGTGACGCAGCCCAAACAAGATCTCGCTTTCTCCCGAGGCATACGGTTGCAGCGGAGATTTGCGGATCGGTTTGCCGTAGGCTTTGCCGTCGCGGTAACCGTGAATGGTACCATCGGCGGTGTAGACCAGGGCCACGTGTACCGGGCGCGTTTGGGCGGCGTTTTCGGCGGTGGCGATAAAGGAATCGGTACGAGCAAAACTATTGCTGCCGGCCATCCAGTGTTGGGGTTCACGTTCGCCGAACACGATCGAGTCGAACAGCACGCCGTCGCGTGATTCGATCGTAATCGCACCGCCGCCACGTTGCTGCAAATCGTCCAATTGGACCCATACTTCGAGTGTCTTTTCGGTGATGTCTTTAGGCAGCGGAGCGGTTTCCATATAACCCTCGCCGTCGAGCACCAGGGCGCCGTCTTGCAGTTTGGCGGAACCGTGCAGTCGGCCATGCAATTGCCCGAGGCCGTCACGCGTATTGTCGTCAAACTCCCAGACGGCGAAGGGCTGCGGACCGGCTGGGGCGTCCGCGGGTCCGGCATCGTCGACGGCCAGCAGGGCAGTGCGAGCGGCGTTGTCGATTTTGGCAAGCTGTTCGCTGAGCCGTTTGTGTTTGGCGTCCAGCTGCTGCAGCGTTTCGGCAGTCTGAGCGTCTGGCACTTCCCGTTCGCCGTAGCCCAAGCCGCTGATCGCCGAAGCCAACTGGTAAAACTCGGTTTGGCTGATCGGATCAAACTTGTGGTCGTGGCAGCGGGCGCAATTGATGGTCAGTCCTAAAAAGGATTGTCCGATGGTGGCCAGGACTTCTTCGATTTCATCTTGCCGCGCCAGCTGCTTCATCCGTTTGCTGCCGCCTACAACCGTGTTGTGCACGCCGGCCACCCAGAAACCGGTGGACGCGGCACCGCTAACACCGCCGACCAGCTGATCACCAATCAACTGGTGGCGGACAAATTCGTCATAGGGCATGTCCGCATTGAACGCTTCGATGACCCAGTCGCGATACATCCAAGCGTGTTCGCGTGGCATGTTACGTTCAAAACCATCGCTTTCGCCAAACCGGACCACGTCCAGCCAATGCCGGGCCCAGCGTTCGCCGTAGGCCGGGGACGCCAGCAGTTCGTCGACGCATCGCTGATAAGCTTCCTGCGAAGGGGCGGCCGCGAAGGTGCGTACTTGTTCGGGGGTTGGCGGCAGACCGATTAAATCGAAGTACAAGCGGCGGAGCAAAGTACGGGCATCCGCCTGGGGCTGGATCTTCAGTTCCGGCGATGCGACGCGCAAGCGTTGCTGAATAAACGCGTCGATGGGATGTTGCCCCTCGGCGCCGGGTGACCGAGGCGGCTGGACGCTTCGCAGGGGCTGCAGAGCCCACCAATCGCGACCCGCGCGGGTGTCGGTGGTGGTGGCAAAGGCATCGATGGGGCTGGTACCCCAGTGGGCGCCTTGATCGATCCAGGCTTTAAGTAGAGCTTTGTCGTCGTCGGCCAGCGGATGTTTGGGCGGCATTTCATCGCTGTCGACCCGCAACCACAATTCGCTCTCCGCGGCGTTTCCCGCCACGATCGCCGCTCCGCTGTCGCCGCCCTGCATCGCCGTTGCGATATGCCGCAGCGAAAGCCCGCCTTCGGGGTCGCCTTCGCCGTGACATTCCAAACAGTGGGAGGCAAGGATCGGCGCCACCTTCGAATCGAAATCGATCCGCGCTTCGTCCGCCGCCGCGTCCTCTGGGGTCAACAGCACAGCCGCAAGCAGACAGCATGCGGCCGGACAAATCCAAATCGAATTCCAATTCGGATTCCAAAACCATTTCGGCAACGACCGGCGAGGAGCGACGGAGGTGGTGCGGCCGAGTATGGGGCGTGGCGGGTCGGTTCGCATGATGACAAGCAGAAGGCGGGCGAGGTGGGGCAGCGGGCCCCATTATAGCCGCTTTCCAGCCTGCCACGCGTTCCACGCCGCAATCAAGCTCAGCCGCGCATTCAACTTCAGCCGCGTTCGGCGACCAAACGCACAAAGTCCATGGGCGAGATAATTCCCAGTAGGCGACGGTCTTTGCTGACCACGGGCACATGATGCACCTGTTTCTGCAGCATTAGGTTGGCCACTTGTTGCATGTTTTCGCCCTGCTGCACCGTGATCGTGGCGCCGGACATGATGTTGACGATCTCGTCGGCGCCGATCGTGTTGCGGATCAGATCGGTCACCAACGAGGATTGATCATAAATCGCCAGATCGCTGTCCAAGGTTCGCTCGGCATCCTGCATCACCCGCAACAGGTCGCTGGACGTCAAAATTCCCGCCAGATGATTCGCCTCATCGACGACCGGCAGCGCCGAGAGATGATACTCGGTCATCTTGTCCACGGCATCTTGCACGGTGGCATCGTCGGTGATCGTTAGGGGATGTCGCTGCATGACGCTCTCGACCAAAATTTGAGCGTCAGTCTTGATCGTGTTCGTAGTCATGGGAACCTCGACGAAAGGGGCAAATAGGGAGTTAGGAGTTAGCGATAAGGGCTGGTTGTTACGTTGGAAGAACAGGATGCAAACTTTGTGCCAGGGCCGCAGGTGTGGGAGCTTCGTGGATTCGCGAGCCATAGTGATCCGTTTCGCACAGGGGCGGCGAGCGGGGAAGCACACTGCCGCCATTGTCGCCTCCACCGGCAGCGCTCGCGGGGCATCTTGGGACTGATTTCGCTGTTTCAGATCGGTGCCA from Roseimaritima ulvae includes these protein-coding regions:
- a CDS encoding DUF1501 domain-containing protein is translated as MSETANQITRRGLFDWGLQGLGATALASLLAGERAPAAEPSASPPHFPPVAKRAIHICLVGGLSHVDSFDFKPELRKFHGKTLQTDEKPDIFFGQMGLLRKEDWEFKPRGQSGLMISEMFPHIAAQADDLTVLRSMESQSANHTPALFLANSGFEFNGFPSMGSWISYGLGSETDSLPAYVVMNDSRGAPNTGASTWSSAFLPSSTQGVVLRGGPQPVRDLFPARPLSPDADRATRQFVNAIHREQLHRSGADAALAARIQSYELAAKMQLSVPEVGAIEGETAHTHKMYGLDQDDTADMGRRCLLGRRLLERGVRFVQLFSGGPVAGNPRSSWDAHENVKENHTIEARRIDQPVAALLQDLKQRGMLKDTLVLFTTEFGRTPFAQSAADQVGPGRDHNRYGFSCWLAGAGLRPGMAFGSTDELGWKAVERPIPWHDFHATVLHLFGIDHERLTHYHNGIQRRLTNVHGTVVKEVLAG
- a CDS encoding DUF1553 domain-containing protein; the protein is MRTDPPRPILGRTTSVAPRRSLPKWFWNPNWNSIWICPAACCLLAAVLLTPEDAAADEARIDFDSKVAPILASHCLECHGEGDPEGGLSLRHIATAMQGGDSGAAIVAGNAAESELWLRVDSDEMPPKHPLADDDKALLKAWIDQGAHWGTSPIDAFATTTDTRAGRDWWALQPLRSVQPPRSPGAEGQHPIDAFIQQRLRVASPELKIQPQADARTLLRRLYFDLIGLPPTPEQVRTFAAAPSQEAYQRCVDELLASPAYGERWARHWLDVVRFGESDGFERNMPREHAWMYRDWVIEAFNADMPYDEFVRHQLIGDQLVGGVSGAASTGFWVAGVHNTVVGGSKRMKQLARQDEIEEVLATIGQSFLGLTINCARCHDHKFDPISQTEFYQLASAISGLGYGEREVPDAQTAETLQQLDAKHKRLSEQLAKIDNAARTALLAVDDAGPADAPAGPQPFAVWEFDDNTRDGLGQLHGRLHGSAKLQDGALVLDGEGYMETAPLPKDITEKTLEVWVQLDDLQQRGGGAITIESRDGVLFDSIVFGEREPQHWMAGSNSFARTDSFIATAENAAQTRPVHVALVYTADGTIHGYRDGKAYGKPIRKSPLQPYASGESEILFGLRHKPFVASRALRARIDRAAFYDSALTPTQIAASATRSTNYVSEQQIMDSLTESLRKQRAALIEQLESLNQQRAALAVAAKRKLYTLTATKGDNTHVLLRGDPDNVGPLVAPAAVAAVQGVSADFGLPPDAPEAERRKKLADWITAIDNPLFSRVIVNRVWHYHFGTGIVDTPNDFGFNGGRPSHPDLLEYLAKRFRDEGFRLKDLHRLIVTSQTYRQASRSDASTTQQLAQSLDANNRLLWRGPSRRLEAEAIRDAMLSVSGKLNDQRGGPSFKDVAVNYINGTTYYEPLDVDGDEFFRRTVYRFNPRGGRSALLDTFDCPDSSSTAPRRAVTTTPLQALSLLNNAFVLRMSDYFAARVKAETGDDIPRQVQRVWQLALARQPTPREAELSQQLVQQHGLPALCRGLFNSNEFVIIE
- a CDS encoding CBS domain-containing protein, whose protein sequence is MTTNTIKTDAQILVESVMQRHPLTITDDATVQDAVDKMTEYHLSALPVVDEANHLAGILTSSDLLRVMQDAERTLDSDLAIYDQSSLVTDLIRNTIGADEIVNIMSGATITVQQGENMQQVANLMLQKQVHHVPVVSKDRRLLGIISPMDFVRLVAERG